A window of Streptomyces sp. DG1A-41 contains these coding sequences:
- a CDS encoding EamA family transporter: MVGSGLSNQTGAAIGSLAFPVLGPVGVVAVRQYVAAIVLMAVDRPRLRTFTKRQWWPVLLLALVFATMNLSLYSAIDRIGLGLAVTLEFLGPLSIALAASRRRMDACCALIAAAGVVTLMRPQPSADYLGMGLGLLAAVCWASYILLNRTVGRRIPGVQGSAAAAGLSALMFLPVGIVLAVEHPPTAGSAAYALAAGVLSSAVPYLADLLTLRRVPAQTFGLFMSVNPVLAALVGWIVLGQHLGWTELAAIAAIVAANTLSILTSRA, translated from the coding sequence ATGGTCGGCAGCGGTCTGTCCAATCAGACCGGCGCCGCGATCGGTTCCCTGGCCTTTCCCGTCCTCGGACCTGTCGGTGTCGTCGCCGTACGCCAGTACGTGGCCGCGATCGTCCTGATGGCCGTCGACCGGCCCCGGCTGCGCACCTTCACCAAGCGGCAGTGGTGGCCGGTCCTGCTGCTGGCGCTGGTGTTCGCAACGATGAACCTGTCCCTGTACAGCGCCATCGACCGCATCGGCCTCGGCCTCGCGGTGACGCTGGAGTTCCTCGGCCCCCTGAGCATCGCCCTCGCCGCCTCGCGCCGCCGGATGGACGCGTGCTGTGCGCTGATCGCCGCGGCGGGCGTCGTCACCCTGATGCGCCCGCAGCCCTCCGCCGACTACCTGGGAATGGGCCTGGGGCTGCTGGCCGCCGTCTGCTGGGCGTCGTACATCCTGCTCAACCGCACCGTCGGCCGGCGCATCCCCGGAGTGCAGGGATCGGCGGCCGCCGCAGGGCTCTCCGCGCTGATGTTCCTGCCGGTCGGGATCGTCCTCGCCGTCGAGCATCCGCCGACCGCCGGGTCCGCCGCGTACGCCCTCGCAGCCGGCGTCCTCTCGTCAGCCGTCCCGTACCTGGCGGACCTCCTCACCCTGCGCCGCGTCCCGGCCCAGACCTTCGGGCTCTTCATGAGCGTCAACCCCGTGCTGGCCGCCTTGGTCGGCTGGATCGTCCTCGGCCAGCACCTCGGCTGGACCGAGCTGGCCGCCATCGCGGCCATCGTGGCCGCCAACACGCTCAGCATCCTCACGTCACGCGCCTGA